Proteins from a single region of Echinicola jeungdonensis:
- a CDS encoding M48 family metalloprotease — MGGDRWAVHLNLIGFALLFSPISTVLGIFMNLLSRKNEFEAERFAKETYDGKPLASALKTLSVKTLTQINPHPLHVFVNYSHPPLMERLGSWK; from the coding sequence ATGGGAGGTGATAGGTGGGCAGTCCATTTAAACTTGATAGGTTTTGCCTTACTGTTTTCCCCAATAAGTACCGTGTTGGGAATATTTATGAATTTGCTTAGCCGGAAAAACGAATTTGAAGCGGAGCGATTTGCCAAGGAAACATATGATGGCAAGCCATTGGCCAGTGCATTAAAAACGCTTTCGGTCAAAACACTAACCCAAATCAATCCACATCCCTTGCACGTTTTTGTCAACTATTCCCACCCTCCTTTGATGGAAAGGTTAGGAAGCTGGAAA
- a CDS encoding M48 family metalloprotease, translating into MEANGPLRQMPFFRFWQKKKVVLFDTLVEQHKPEELVAVLAHEIGHFKKSTSSKAW; encoded by the coding sequence ATGGAAGCAAACGGTCCACTAAGGCAAATGCCTTTTTTCCGGTTTTGGCAAAAGAAAAAGGTGGTTCTTTTTGATACCCTGGTGGAGCAACACAAACCAGAGGAATTGGTAGCAGTCCTGGCCCATGAAATAGGGCACTTCAAGAAAAGCACATCATCCAAAGCTTGGTGA
- a CDS encoding gliding motility-associated C-terminal domain-containing protein codes for MDFSIPTQTIACEAFIFRPQSEEDLTFTITDPNGTTLSPDSEGNFTLGLEGTYQVKGAPADPNNEDCPRIRDLNLVLNDQVIYEVSGPQYQCNSPRGVYRAVLDPGFDPDDYIFMWRNSEGTIVNRGQTISSAQQEELSLEVQPKIGAACPGPPITFETVPFVHQAQVSLNAESGICFDNTPAVITADIDVELSDEIRIEWHRVTNGNSERIPQFDDLTEISVDESGTYRAFVINETADLQCIIGTDEIEVFRSDSEPPVLEESYTICAIEGVSTTLDSLGNWSEYEWWLDGELVSTDSTFTPIEPGNYELILSDQASCEYALSFEVIEDCRLLITIPTGLVPGDEERNFVVYVNDFVDEISVLIYNRWGELIYHCIEENVPENSPFCEWNGFVNGKKVPIGTYPVIVKYKSQDQNLEQTIKKAIVVVE; via the coding sequence GTGGATTTTTCCATCCCAACCCAAACTATCGCCTGCGAGGCTTTTATTTTCAGGCCTCAATCCGAGGAGGACTTAACATTTACTATCACGGATCCAAATGGGACTACCTTAAGTCCAGATTCAGAAGGAAATTTCACCTTAGGGTTGGAAGGGACCTACCAGGTAAAGGGAGCACCAGCAGATCCTAACAATGAAGATTGTCCAAGAATAAGAGATTTGAACCTGGTTTTAAATGATCAGGTAATATATGAAGTATCAGGCCCGCAATATCAATGTAACTCTCCAAGAGGGGTTTACCGAGCCGTACTTGATCCTGGGTTTGATCCTGATGATTATATTTTTATGTGGAGGAACAGTGAGGGCACAATAGTCAATAGGGGTCAGACAATATCCTCCGCTCAACAAGAAGAATTATCACTGGAGGTTCAACCAAAAATTGGGGCTGCCTGCCCGGGACCTCCAATTACTTTTGAAACCGTCCCATTTGTTCACCAAGCCCAGGTATCCCTGAATGCAGAGTCCGGCATTTGTTTTGACAACACCCCTGCTGTCATTACTGCTGATATTGATGTTGAACTATCTGATGAAATCAGGATAGAATGGCACCGGGTAACTAATGGAAATTCAGAAAGGATCCCCCAATTTGACGATTTGACTGAAATTTCAGTAGATGAATCTGGGACATACCGGGCTTTTGTAATCAATGAAACCGCAGACCTGCAATGTATCATAGGAACAGATGAAATTGAAGTTTTCAGATCGGATTCAGAACCACCTGTTTTAGAGGAGAGTTATACCATTTGTGCCATTGAAGGGGTGTCTACAACCTTGGATTCATTGGGAAATTGGTCTGAATATGAGTGGTGGCTTGATGGAGAATTGGTCAGCACTGACTCCACCTTCACTCCTATCGAACCGGGCAATTATGAACTTATTCTTTCAGATCAGGCCAGCTGTGAATATGCACTTTCATTTGAAGTAATTGAGGATTGTAGGCTCCTGATCACCATTCCTACAGGTCTTGTCCCTGGAGACGAGGAAAGAAACTTTGTTGTTTACGTCAATGATTTTGTGGATGAGATCAGTGTTTTGATTTATAACCGATGGGGCGAGTTAATTTATCATTGTATAGAGGAAAATGTTCCAGAAAATTCCCCATTTTGCGAATGGAATGGATTTGTCAATGGCAAAAAGGTCCCCATAGGCACCTACCCTGTCATTGTCAAATATAAAAGCCAGGACCAAAACCTAGAACAAACCATCAAAAAAGCTATTGTAGTAGTAGAATAA
- a CDS encoding YaaA family protein: MKVSENIGELNHERYRNFEKEFTRENSKQALLTFNGDVYRNMDIEHYSLKDFEFAQEHLRILSGLYGLLKPMDLIQPYRLEMGISLENKKGKNLYEFWGDKIAKAIDKASNGDPVIDLASKEYGKSSQS, encoded by the coding sequence ATGAAAGTCAGTGAAAACATTGGAGAACTTAACCATGAGAGGTATAGAAATTTTGAAAAAGAGTTTACCCGGGAAAATTCAAAGCAGGCGCTTTTGACTTTTAATGGGGATGTTTACAGAAATATGGATATTGAACATTATTCCTTAAAGGATTTTGAATTTGCCCAAGAACATCTTAGGATCCTTTCCGGTTTATACGGACTCCTTAAACCCATGGACTTGATCCAACCCTATCGTTTGGAGATGGGAATTTCCCTGGAAAATAAAAAAGGGAAAAACCTTTATGAATTCTGGGGCGATAAAATTGCAAAAGCAATTGATAAAGCCAGCAATGGTGATCCTGTGATTGACCTGGCATCCAAAGAATATGGAAAAAGCAGTCAATCTTAA
- the yaaA gene encoding peroxide stress protein YaaA, whose product MEKAVNLKALKSPIVHVNFKEFRNGKYKIVGTLAKQARGMMANYIIKNKINDLIKSNSLMKTVMNFRSPKAKEISGFSYVNKT is encoded by the coding sequence ATGGAAAAAGCAGTCAATCTTAAAGCATTAAAAAGCCCCATCGTTCATGTTAACTTTAAGGAATTCCGGAATGGGAAATATAAAATTGTAGGTACTTTGGCCAAACAAGCCAGGGGAATGATGGCCAATTATATTATCAAAAATAAAATCAATGACCTGATAAAATCAAACTCTTTAATGAAGACGGTTATGAATTTTCGGAGCCCGAAAGCAAAGGAAATAAGTGGATTTTCGTACGTTAATAAAACATAG